GGACAAGACTCACTCGTGGTTCTCGCGTTTGATACGATTTCTTTATCTAGAATATCGCAAACCTCTTCCGGATCCTCGTTCTTTGGacatttttccatcgatcgatgtTCTGCGAAGAAAAATTCATGCTCACAAATTTAAGTAACCAACGTTCGAACTTATTGTACGTTTGCTGTACAAACGAGATACTCGAGTATCTAGATACAACAGAACGTATGTAATTAGAGGAATTATGAACGAAAACTTTACCAAGAAGTTGAACAAATAGACGAACGAACattggaacgaaacgaacgattgaTTTTAGCATGGTATTGTAtcgttcgagtaatttttcgTTTAGAATGTTTGAAAGAATATTCGGTTTATcgcgaaaatagaaaattaagagCTTTGGGAATCtatgaaataaaagtaatcGCTGAATATCCGATGTATCGCAATGCTATGTATAGGATACCCCGGTTGTTCAACAATGTTGAACATTTTGATTGCGCACACAAGAATTAAACGCAGGAGCGACAGATATGAGCTGGGTTATCTCGAAAGGTTTAACTGGTGTAGGAAGATGATCAAAGAAGATGTAGGAAAATTCTATGTAACTTTCTTATTAAGATTTAAAACACTTTTTATCGTGtttacaaataacgaatatATATCGGAAGAAACAAAATAACTACAAGAAGTAATCATCAATGATTTGTTCGTGGAtcgattttgtttatatttgaaTCGAGTCTTGGAACGAGAATATTAAACGCAAACATACAGTTTTATCGCAATCCATTCGGTCGTTTAGACGCAATCGTCTTATAAAACGGAATAGTTTTTTATTCGATGCACAAATTGGCTATTTTCACGTTTGTAAATATATTCGAGATTATCGACAATTGtgccgttatacgttgaacaatCATCCTCCTTTCGCGATAGAAATTTGTCGTGGATCATCGAAAGGCTACGTGTTTATGGTTACTCCTTCTATCGTATTTAGGTTTTCAGTGATCAACAATTAGCGGGTTTGGAAGCCAGATTCGAGGTGCAAAGGTACCTCAGTACACCGGAAAGGGTCGAGCTTGCGGCGGCTCTTCACCTCTCGGAGACCCAAGTGAAAACGTGGTTTCAAAACCGGCGAATGAAGCACAAGAAACAATTGAGGAAATTGAGCACCAGCGCGGGAAGCAACAGCAATCAGAATTCCAATCAGCAATGCACCAGCCAATCCGTTTCCGTCACATCGCCCGCAGGTGAGCAAGGCATTCTTTTTTCCTCGCTAAAGAATTAAAAAGCGTTATTGTTGCggagatttttaaataaaactggcACTCGTCGTGGATATTGTTGGACAAATTTAGAATGTTACTTCGAACACATAATTACGAAACGGGTACTTtacgtttctcggttctccACTCCGTGGTACTCCGCGGAGAATCCGAAATCTGATTGCCCCACTTAccatgggtcttttcggacccacgGTAACATTCTTCATCGCTCAATTGCAACGTtagcgaacaatgaaattttcctGCAAAATATTTGTGCGAACAGGTACCTACGGGtctgtttggacccacgcgtggtctttCCCGCGCTCGTTTAAATCGTTGATACCGTTGCGAGGGTATCGTTGAAAATGTTAAGAcggattcgaaattttcgaagaaactaaTTTGCGAAAACACCGCGTGAAAGTTGTGCGcaaaatccattaaaattttaatggaataaCGAGGAAGGAATTGTACAAATAAACTGTACGCGTGTTCACGTTCGTTAGTTgcgatcgggcgattttgtgaAAACTTTTACGCACAACGTTAGACGGGAAGAAGGAAAGTGGCTGGAATTTCCTTTCAAGTCCGTGAGAATAATGCTTTCCGAACACGCGAAACACgcgatcataattttcgaggAAGTAGATAGTTGATAAAACGGAAGTTAACCTCCTATTATAAACTCGATGACGCTTAAAATTTTCATGCATCGCCTCGCTAATGCAAGCGTTTAATTGCGATTGCAGAACCTATGCAATTTCCTATCCGCGTCACAATGCGTAATTACCGCTAAACACGTGTATCGACTTTTCGATAAACAGTATACGGTTGGGCCCGCGCGCGCTGGTTCGCATCAATTAGCACGGATTAACAACGCGATCTGTCCTATATAATCAATTATTCATAAATCACATTTGTCATTCCGACGGTGGAAAAAGGAACGCGTTGGCATCGGTGCGTTGACGAATTTCGCGAATTATAAAGGAAAAATAACTCGTTGCGTCGCGATTTTGCATTAACGCGTATAAATGTGTCCGTTGCTTCGACTCGGGGTATaataaattgattatttttacgCCATTGGAAAACACGATGGTTGCAATTAATTCGTTTATCTTGTCTCCACCGAGTTAACTATCTTTATTAGGTTACTTCGAGATACGCAAAAATACTATCCCCCTCGACTCCTGTTACAAGAAACtgaaaattctatttaataaaTTGCTATTAAGCAATATTTCTTCCTAGCGTTGAAAGTAGTTAAGATATCGATCCATCGAGGCATCGGGACGATACATCGCTACGTTAAATTTTTTCAGATACACTTTAAGTTCGCGGACAATACCAATTTCCAATGTATGTCTTTTTCTTCTTGTTGGAAATGGAGTACGTCGAGTTTGATCATTTGTATTCGTCATAAATTGTTCACGCGGTCGACGGATCAAACAAATCACCTGTTTTCAACGAGCCATCCTATGTGAAGTATCTTAATAAACGATGAGTTATTTCTCGTTACTTGAATTCACTTCAAAGACTCAATTGACTCGAAGATTCCACTACTGTCTAATTTCTATTCTACTGTTCGTAAACGATAGGAGATCTAAATTGATTCTCTTCGATTGACTTTTAATTCCCACTTAGGAGTATTGAAATCACcgtagaaattatttctcgttacTTGAATTCACTTTAAAGACTCAATTGGCTCGAAGATTCCACTACTTTTCAATTTCTATTCTACTCTTCGTAAACGATAGGAGATCTAAATTAATTCTCTTCGATGGACTTTTATTTCCCATCTAGGGATACTAAAACCAccgtataaattatttctcgttaCTTGAATTCACTTCAAAGACTCAATCGACTCGAAGATTCCACTACTTTTCAATTTCTATTCTACTGTTCGTAAACGATAGGAGATCTAAATTGATTCTCTTCGATGGACTTTTAATTCCCACTTAGGGGTGTCGAAATGATCGCATTCGCGAGCGTGGTCGCGCGACGATCGACTTCCGTTTACCGTCATCGGAAAGATCTTGAACGTCGCGATAGAGGGGAGCCGAATAACGCGATAATTAAATCGTTGAGCGTTTCGCGGAGAAATAAAAACATCGTCGCCAAACGAAATTggtaattattttgaattaCGAGTCGCTTAATTACCCCTCGTCGTGAACACGCGCGTGAAAGTAATAATCCGCGAAAAGTAGATCGCGGCTTGTGTATCGCAATTAAATCGTTATTAGTATAAACTTCGTAATTGTGATTATCAATTTTGCATTTGAGCGCGGCTGGCGTCGGAATTTCGGTATACGTCAAATAGTTCCCGGTTATCATGCTAATGGACCATATAATGCAACCAAAATTCGGCTGGCAATAAATTACGCAACTTTAGTTAACTAACCAGACCATAACCGTGGTTACAGGAACTATAATGATTAACTACCGTTGCCTGGATAATGATCGCTTTTTCCCGTACAATTCCCCGCAATTCGTATCCGGTTTAACACTGTTATCGCTTATAAATTGCGTCGAGGACCTTGAATCGGACAATTAATTGCaaccccccctcccctcctAACCTCCCACAGGCAACGTGATTATATTATTGCGCGATAGTTTGACGTTGAAagaggaaaaacgaagtaaGTAGATCGAATCAACGgatcgttccagtaattcgtttaacGATTCGCATATAATTCGAGCAAAGTTGGACATTATCCCTTCGCGGCGATAAAAGTGGCgttaatcgtggaaaaaatattccaacgtcCTTGTGTTTCGAGGAATTAATCGGCCGTTGAATTTTGGCCAAGgctttcgaattaaaaatttcatgcAAAATCGCTTGATCCCATCAGCCGCCGCTACCGGGTTACGACAGATTTTCCCCGATAAATTTTaatgtcgaaattcaattatcatttttttcataattctatCGCCCCTTCAACAGCGACGCGTTTACTTTTCGTTTAAATGCCCAATTCTTGAGAGAGGCGATCGCGTTTCGATTCCAATTCAAATAAATTGAttactttcgtttcgttgttctatAGAATAGAACCTTGTTTCTATAGAATGTTACTTGTGTTCtgttttttcattaaaatttttttcttttgctttcAATTCGGTGAACGAAATAATGGAGtaaataaatacgatgcacgaattggaataattttgaataatttcaaagaTTACTTTCTCGAGAAAAGGATATCGTCGATTAGTCACGTCCGCGTGAcataaaacgaaatattataattatcgtCCCGATGGAAATTCATCGCGGCaacaattaaaatcaattttcgaaGGTTTTAACCTAATAGTGGAAAGCGTTCGTTAATAGATTTTGTCAGAAGACTGCAATACCATTGCATCAACGTATCAATAACAGCGTTCAAGAAGGGGTACCGCCATTACACAAATAGAGCATAGATGGAGGAGTAATTGGTGATAACTGCATCACTTTGTACACACGCGCAGACACGAACTATAAAATGGCACACGATCGACGTAGTTATAGTGTAGTAAATGGTACGAAGTGCGATCAATTGAATCGGGTTTCTCGCGCGAGCATGCAGTCGAACCGATTAAAAACTGCAACGTGATGTTCATAAACAAAAATACCGTGCCTTTCGGTACCACGTTGTACGTCACTTTCAAGTGAAATCAATGGTTGAATATGAACGAGATACAAACGGTGAAACTAGATCCATCATTGTTGTTCAATTATACAATTCGATTTAATACGTCACAGCACTCTAAGCTAAAGAATAGCAGGATATTCCTTGTACTCTACTCCAGAAAATATATGCTTTCGCAAAGTGGCAAAAAGTTTGCaaatgtacaatgtataataGTACAATGCTTAAAAGAATAGCATTTTTTAATACGATTTCTTTGATACATTTTACGCTGCGTAGACATTTTTATCGTAATTCTTGGAACACAGATTGCCAAAGAAAGGTttcagaaatcaaaattttcctttcaGGCGATACAACGCTGAAAATAATGTTAAGAGAAAAAACGTCCGAGTGTTAATTCGCGACAGAGCAATTCCTCGCTATATCGTGTTTGTTATTTGACAAAACGTATCGAATCGTCCCCGCAACTTTGTGTTCCTCAACTCGAACCATCGTCGACTAGATCAGCAGTGAATGTAAAACTTGACTCTTTAAACTTCATAGCAAGGTTGCACGTGGTTGCTACCAAagcaaactgaacattttcatattttacattGTATCTTCATTATCGATGTGTCGGTGAAGTTATCCCGTCAAagataagtccaaacacgaccttcttCGGATGAATTTTAATTATGCCCCCAAAAaaacaagttttatcgaaacttattgagcaatctagtactattctaacaaaacttattgagcaacctagtaccattctaacaaaacttattgagcaacctagtactatactaacaaaccttattgagcaacctagtactattctAACAAAACTtatgagcaacctagtaccatactaacaaaacttattgagtaacctagtaccattctaacaaaacttattgagcaacctagtaccattctaacaaaacttatcgagcaacctagtactatactgttcaataagttttatcgaacgacaaaacacatcgaacaacctagtacagttAAACATCGTAGAGAATGCCACATTGCAAATATTTCTGCAATACCGATTGTTTTTCTCGATCGTGCGttaaaattgatataaaaaattCCGGAACGACGGATCCCGTACGCAAtggtattgtaaaattattcgacCGGGTACTGTGCGCGTTTTTATtccgtttaattttctttcgctcgtacATCGTGCACTGGTTAACCTCGTGACGGGTAATTAATCGCGTCGAACGGAATGTAATCGATGTATCGTCCCGGTAACACGAGACGCGTCGCTTTTCCAAATGATCACACCGGCTACAATCGAGGGGACACGATCTCGAGTCATCCCTGACTCGCGTCACATCTACTCGTAACCTTCGCCAAGTTCCTCGTCTCGGTAGCCAAGATGGCTTCGTTCGGTAGGAAGGGCTAACGAAGTTAGCAGACATCTCCTTGGCAGCCAGAAGAAGGGGGTTGTAAGGGGTGGAAAGCACGTAGAAGATGAGACCGCCTCGTCGTCTAGAGACTCCAACGAACACCGTCTAAGGTACCCAGGAGAGTTACTGCACCCTTCCCCCGCCtttgctctctttctctctgttccaTCCCTGTCATCCCTAGTCTTGCTCTACTATCCCCTTCTTACCTCTCTTGTCTCCTCGATTCGGTCTTCGAGAAAATTAGTCAATTATCGGCTAAGTGCTCGACCAGACCTACATTCACGATTGCTTGCCACCAAGACCTGTCAAGGACCGTAGTTGTATATCGGCATATATCCGACCCaatttaattaaacgattttCAATCCGTCCGTTCGAATGATTTTTGTAATTGTTCGCATTAATCCGTCACGGATTACTCGATCGTAGCGATACAGTCACGGCTGACACCGCTTAATCGGTGAACGAAccggtaaataaaaattcgaatctttcgaacgtgtgtatcgatttattaaaattatatccaGAAGAAACTCTTCGAATAATTCTTGTCGTACAGTATTTAATCAAGGGGAAGTTCTTTTTCGTCGAACTCGGTAGGctgagaaaataaaattcgatctCGGTTTGTTGCTATCGTAACGGTCGATATTAAAGCGAAAAATAAATGTGGcgttgaataatattttgaatctaagtaaaTGTTCCGATACTCTCGATACGGAAGGTTATGATTTTCTATTTGTTCTTGGAATTTTCGAATAAGATTCAATTTAAAGTTTCCCGCTCCGTTTGCAAATGTACTATACAAATGTAGTATACAAATTCCATCAACCAGGTATCTAACTACAATTACATACAACTCGCGATGTACATTCTAGCTTACGCGGCGGTAAAATTTCTCTCGCTTCGTATCGTGTTTTGCAACGATTCGTTACATTCGTGTTCAACGTTCTTGcaacttttaaatatttcgaatcacGTTTCAAACCAACGAAAGGTACCTCTTGTAAAGTTTGAACAAAATTCGTGCTACGTCGTCGTACACAAAACTTCAACTTCAACTGATATTCTTTCACTCTGTGCACACTTGAACCGAGAATACGATAAAGATGATTGAAAAGTTGACGATTCAGAGTCACGATCCTAGAAAGTTATAGAAATATTAGTATTGCAATATCTTCGttatgaaaattgaaagaaagtgTACGTATCCGTACTCTGACTGTATAATTGCGTAAAAACAAGATACAGTCGCAAGCCTTTGAAATCTTTATTGCACTTTTTCGATAagctttttcaaatttcatccaATCCGGTGAACCTTTCAAGAAAGTAGTACGGAATGCCTTGGAGAACCATATGGTTTTATCGCTGGATAAAATCTTTCTAATGTCGTACGATAACAGTAGCCTTTTTCttctgtttaaaattattaaacttcCATGCTTTTACTAGACTATACAGGTTTATTGTATAATCTCCGACCCAATCTGTAGATTATGTTACGTAGAGTATATCTGTACGCCAAATGTAGAGTATTGTGCAATAATTATTGATTTCCTTGACGTTTATATTTCTACCTTTAAGTGTCAAATTTATATCGTTTTTTCACTATTGTGTTTGTCTTTTACACGATGTGATATATTTTTGATTGCTGTTGTGCCTACGTACACTAGTGGGACTTGTTCTCGTCTATAAATGTAATCTACAACAAATAATAgtctataataaataatagtctACAACAAATAATAGTGTACAGTAAATAATAATCTACAACAAATAATAGTCTGCAACAAATAATAATCTACAACAAATAATAGTCTAGAACAAATAATAGTCTACAAAAAATAATAGTCTACAACAAATAATAGTCGTAATAAATatctacataaataaataaatttgtgaCGAAATTGTTTGCAGAACGACCGGTGGATTTCTCGTTAAATGGCGGCCGAGAATCACGAGCGAGCAGCGACGCTCCCGTGGACTCCGACGACGACGAGATCGACGTTTTGGGCGACGAGACGCCATCACCGACGCGAACAGAGAACGTTCACGTCTCTCGACGCGTTCGTTCACCGACGAGTTTCCATCAGATGACGTATCCCCACTCGGTCACCTTGTCTCATCAACCCCAACACGGACAAGCTATTCAACGTCAACATCGCTGAAATGTAAATAGTTCGAGAGTGTTGCTCGTTCGAAGACGATACTTTCGCGCTCGAGGAGGAACGAACtcgaaagtttctcgagcgaCAACTCGAAGGACAGAAATCGGAGTATATCGAAGAACGAGCGTGTCTCCCTCCGTCGAATCGAGTAACGATACCCGAGCAAACGTCCATACGCGTCCCGCGTcgaagattttcgaaaattatcgcCAACAACAAACGGTTCGTTATCgatgaattcgagaaaatcgatttagtTCCGGAGACACCCGGTGCGTAATTCGACGGTACCAGTCTCGTTGGACGTTCTGTCGCAACTTCGCTCACTGCTACGAAATTGAGACGATTATTTTAACAAATATCTCGAACGTTCGTGGATATCGCGTGAAAACCGTGGATAAGAAGTGACCAACGAACGAACAGTTTAAACAGTGATGTTCCGAGAGAAGGTTCTCGATCCCGGTTGCGTCTaatgtttcgcgatcgaaatgTATCGCGGAGTGTGTTGCACGtgtgaaaagaataaaaaaaaagaaaaagaaaaaaaaaatacaaatcgaaGCGCGAGGGGAATCTTTCTCTCCGcactgttcgatcgatcgacgtggaATCGGTGATCGGTGAATCTTGAAAGAGCTAAAGTATCGGACTTATTTTCAGTGCCAATGAGACGTTcgtgatcgaaacgatcgtcacGCGAACACGAACGATACtgtaaaaaaaaggaacgagggTGAAAGTGTTGTGAGATAAGACTTCGAGAAGCTTCGCAAGCGGAAAAAGGAATGTAAAAAAAAGTGTAAACGTGTAAACGACACGCTAATCGATCACTCGCGACACTTTTTATAGCAACATGTTGCAATTAAAGCTAGTCTCTTTCGTGTCACTTTTTATAGCGAAGTAGAAAGTTAGCTTGGGTTCAAGTTGGAATTAAAATGTCACGATGTAATAACGCAGTACATTCTTTTTGCCCTCCTTAATTGCATATTTCCGTCGTCTCGTTGTTCCACGGGTACAAGAGTATACGTaatcattttttaacgaaaattaggATAAACTTTTATACGGTTATCTCGTAATAAGCTAAGAGATCTCGCCGACcgggaaattaattgcgattcttttttctttcgtaatgGCAATTATATACGATTTCAGGATCAACGGATTTTTGCGTCACGAACGACGAGTATGTCCCGAGTAGACATCACGACGACGAAAAGCAACGTTCGATTGACATTTTATGGCGTCTCGGGTCAGGAACGACGACCCTGCCTTTTCTGCAACATTACCATTCCACTAATTGGCAACGTGACATTTCCTGCCCGTCGTTTGGGACATTTTCAAAGCTTAACGCGATTCAACGAGCGAAAGAAAACGGGCAATTAATCTCGGCTTAATTTCAAGCCGACACGAGCAAACGACCCTTTCGATGATCGAGCCGTGAATCACTTCGCCTTCCGGTCAAACTTTCTTAATAGATTTGCACCATTAAGATAACTACCTCGAGTCGATTCGTTTAGTTTTAAACGGGATTCCCCGATACGATCGACGGGAGtattattgaaattatcgaCGATACAAAAATATGTTTCGGATGAAAATTTGCACCACCGAGATAACTATTTCAAAtcgatttgtttaatttttttatagaatattcTGATACAATCGAAGCAGACATTATCGAAATTATCGATGATAAAAAAGAAAGGTTTCGAGTGAAAATTTGCATCACTGAGATAActatttcgaatcgatttgtttaatttttttatagaatattcTGATACAATCGAAGCAGACATTATCGAAATTATCGACAATACAAAAGAAAGGTTTCGAGTGAAAATTTGCGCTATTAATTTACACCGCTCCCATTACCgtatttcgaaaacgaatcgattcgtAGCGCATTTATCGTTTCTCGCCAGGAAACATCTCCGAATAGAAGATATTACTGCTTCCATATTTCGTTTCCACAATTCTTACTTCCGCTTCTGtgtttcgaaaacgaagacgaTTCGATCCATAGTACGTTTATCGTTTCTCTCTAGAAAAAACGTCCCAAACACGTCGACAAAGTTCGTCGATTTAGATCCAAAATAAtctatacaatttttatcgggttgttcggaaagtcatttcgttttccaaaacggagaataatttaacaaaatgtttatacactctgaaagaatcgtgtttcattttcaccaaaagaaacgaaacgagtttccGAACGACCTCGATAAAACCGAGATTATTTTCACAAGTACTCGCGGTTGGTACCATTTTTCACGCttcgaaaccgaaaaacgaaccAAGATCGCTTACCAAGCGTCTACGATCTCAAAGTTAGCCGGCTCGGATCCGAAACAGGATCCGGTATTCTTCatccgtggaataaaatttcgttcgactCGCGAGTATGCGCGCGCAGTGGAAGGGTGTCGAGAGGGGGTTTCCCCAAAGC
The Ptiloglossa arizonensis isolate GNS036 chromosome 3, iyPtiAriz1_principal, whole genome shotgun sequence genome window above contains:
- the Bsh gene encoding brain-specific homeobox; protein product: MQSTCQPHPAQPGQNGTSANRTSFLIEDILSRGTVPPHSDHQLHHQHLTSNHGMQHQHYQQFASLLPGYPSAPPTAAFFLGPLFGNTAMGVGVVPGVSELAALKHCRRRKARTVFSDQQLAGLEARFEVQRYLSTPERVELAAALHLSETQVKTWFQNRRMKHKKQLRKLSTSAGSNSNQNSNQQCTSQSVSVTSPAERPVDFSLNGGRESRASSDAPVDSDDDEIDVLGDETPSPTRTENVHVSRRVRSPTSFHQMTYPHSVTLSHQPQHGQAIQRQHR